The Sorangiineae bacterium MSr11367 genome window below encodes:
- a CDS encoding acetyl-CoA carboxylase biotin carboxylase subunit: MPKPFRKVLVANRGEIAVRVVRTLHEMGIAAVAVYSDVDRAALHVRVADEAYPIGPAAASESYLRVDKIIDTAKRAGCDAIHPGYGFLSENPLLPEACEQAGIAFIGPAASAMRQMGSKTAARKRMQDAGVPIVPGALCDTSEEATAAAKKIGFPVMLKAASGGGGKGMRRVDSAEEMASAWERARSEAKKFFGDDTVYIEKAILLPRHVEIQVLGDREGNMVHVFERDCSIQRRNQKVVEETPSPAASRELVAQMGAIAVQGAKAVGYHSAGTFEFLLAQDGSFYFLEMNTRLQVEHPVTELITGLDLVREMVLIAQGEPLTFAQRDLVARGAAIECRVYAEDPATGFLPSPGTIEQLVVPAGPGVRDDGGAYPGSEISSYYDPLVSKLSVWAPTRDRAIARMRRALSEYVVTGIRTNLSFHEKLLAHPDFVAGRYDTGFLERHKDELLGYSPPPADKSRAVAVAVAIAAARMERETGAKEARVGEQGSRLAPWVAHHRARHNV, from the coding sequence ATGCCCAAGCCGTTTCGCAAGGTCCTGGTCGCCAACCGTGGTGAAATTGCGGTGCGCGTCGTGCGCACGCTTCATGAAATGGGGATTGCGGCCGTTGCCGTCTATTCCGACGTGGACCGGGCGGCGCTCCATGTGAGGGTGGCCGACGAGGCGTATCCCATTGGCCCGGCGGCGGCCTCGGAGAGCTACCTCCGGGTCGACAAAATCATCGACACGGCCAAGCGCGCGGGGTGCGATGCCATTCACCCCGGGTACGGCTTTCTCAGTGAGAATCCGCTCCTGCCCGAGGCCTGTGAGCAGGCGGGCATCGCCTTCATCGGACCGGCGGCCAGCGCCATGCGGCAAATGGGCTCCAAGACGGCCGCGCGGAAACGCATGCAAGATGCAGGTGTTCCCATCGTCCCCGGCGCCCTGTGCGACACCAGCGAAGAGGCCACCGCGGCCGCGAAGAAAATCGGCTTCCCCGTCATGCTGAAAGCAGCATCGGGCGGCGGCGGCAAGGGCATGCGCCGCGTCGACAGCGCCGAGGAAATGGCTTCCGCATGGGAGCGCGCGCGCAGCGAGGCCAAAAAGTTCTTCGGCGACGACACGGTCTACATCGAAAAGGCGATTCTCCTTCCGCGGCACGTCGAGATCCAAGTGCTGGGCGACCGCGAAGGCAACATGGTGCACGTCTTCGAGCGGGATTGCTCGATTCAGCGGCGCAACCAAAAGGTCGTCGAGGAGACCCCCTCCCCCGCCGCCTCCCGCGAACTCGTTGCCCAGATGGGCGCCATCGCCGTGCAGGGCGCCAAGGCGGTGGGGTACCACTCCGCGGGCACCTTCGAGTTTCTCCTCGCGCAAGACGGAAGCTTCTACTTCCTCGAGATGAACACGCGCCTTCAAGTCGAGCACCCCGTCACGGAGCTCATCACCGGCCTCGACCTCGTGCGCGAAATGGTCCTCATCGCCCAGGGTGAGCCCCTCACCTTCGCCCAGCGCGATCTCGTCGCACGCGGCGCGGCCATCGAGTGCCGCGTCTACGCCGAAGATCCCGCCACCGGCTTCTTGCCGTCGCCCGGCACCATCGAGCAGCTCGTCGTCCCGGCCGGCCCGGGCGTGCGCGACGACGGCGGAGCGTACCCGGGAAGCGAAATCTCGAGCTATTACGACCCGCTGGTCTCCAAGCTCAGTGTGTGGGCCCCCACCCGAGATCGCGCCATCGCCCGAATGCGGCGTGCCTTGAGCGAATACGTCGTCACCGGCATCCGCACCAACCTGAGTTTCCACGAGAAGCTCCTCGCCCACCCGGACTTCGTCGCAGGGCGCTACGACACGGGCTTCCTCGAGCGACACAAGGACGAGCTCCTGGGCTACTCACCTCCGCCCGCCGACAAGAGCCGCGCCGTGGCCGTCGCCGTCGCCATTGCCGCAGCGCGCATGGAGCGGGAAACCGGCGCCAAAGAAGCGCGGGTCGGCGAACAAGGGTCGCGCCTTGCCCCCTGGGTGGCCCACCACCGGGCGCGCCATAACGTCTAG
- the xseA gene encoding exodeoxyribonuclease VII large subunit, protein MTIPFDFSRKAPPPPPPAAPPPPPPPSEERRIVSVAELGRVLQRTLEEVLAAPIWVQGEVSGVRMAPSGHVYFTLKDEREEAAIDTVMYRTNVTVRARRLLAEGARVRVRGKPTYWAPRGRLQFVVDRVEPDGKGALLEALEKLKEKLQAEGLFAVERKRPLPAEPRIIGVVTSATGAVIHDICKVAFRRGGANILLAPATVQGPTAESSIRYALHMLQQVRGVDVIIVGRGGGSSDDLRAFNDESVARAVAACRVPIVSAVGHEVDVTLTDFVADARAATPSQAAEMVVPDARARRDLLVHARARLERAMRARLTEDHVLLGRIERKLGDPRLAIATQKRTLDEGVRRMQRALVRVLEANKGALARIEPRLAAQHPGRVIVRERTELERSEQRLVHSARKALAARAAVVAGLAGRLDAMSPLKVLGRGYAIATLPNGHALRSADEVSIGERITVRLERGRLEAEVIARREEKQEKDEEKAL, encoded by the coding sequence GTGACCATTCCGTTCGACTTCAGTCGGAAGGCTCCGCCTCCTCCGCCTCCCGCAGCGCCGCCCCCGCCTCCGCCCCCCTCGGAGGAGCGGCGGATCGTGTCGGTGGCCGAGCTCGGGCGCGTGCTGCAGCGGACGCTGGAGGAGGTGCTTGCGGCGCCCATTTGGGTGCAGGGCGAGGTGTCCGGTGTGCGGATGGCGCCCAGTGGGCATGTGTATTTTACACTGAAGGACGAGCGCGAAGAGGCGGCGATCGATACGGTCATGTACCGCACGAACGTCACCGTGCGGGCGCGCCGGTTGCTCGCGGAGGGGGCGCGGGTGCGCGTGCGGGGAAAGCCCACGTATTGGGCGCCGCGCGGACGGTTGCAGTTCGTCGTCGATCGTGTGGAGCCCGATGGCAAAGGGGCCCTGCTCGAGGCGCTGGAGAAGCTCAAAGAAAAGCTGCAGGCCGAAGGGCTCTTTGCGGTCGAGCGAAAGCGGCCCCTTCCCGCCGAGCCGCGCATCATCGGCGTGGTGACCAGCGCCACGGGGGCTGTGATTCACGACATCTGCAAGGTCGCCTTCCGGCGCGGCGGCGCGAACATCTTGCTCGCGCCGGCCACCGTGCAAGGGCCCACCGCGGAGAGCTCGATCCGGTATGCGCTGCACATGCTCCAGCAGGTGCGCGGGGTCGACGTCATCATCGTGGGACGCGGCGGCGGTTCGAGCGACGATTTGCGGGCCTTCAACGACGAATCCGTCGCGCGTGCCGTTGCCGCCTGCAGGGTCCCCATCGTGAGCGCGGTGGGGCACGAGGTCGACGTCACCTTGACGGACTTCGTCGCCGATGCGCGCGCCGCCACACCGTCGCAGGCTGCGGAAATGGTGGTGCCCGACGCGCGCGCGCGGCGCGATCTCTTGGTCCATGCACGGGCGCGACTCGAACGCGCCATGCGCGCGCGCCTCACCGAGGACCACGTGCTTCTCGGCCGCATCGAGCGCAAGCTGGGCGATCCCCGCCTGGCCATCGCCACCCAGAAGCGCACCCTCGACGAGGGCGTGCGGCGCATGCAGCGCGCCCTGGTCCGCGTGCTCGAGGCGAACAAAGGCGCGCTCGCACGCATCGAACCGCGCCTTGCCGCGCAGCACCCCGGGCGGGTCATCGTGCGCGAGCGCACCGAGCTGGAACGCTCCGAACAGAGACTCGTGCATTCTGCACGCAAGGCGTTGGCCGCCCGCGCGGCGGTCGTCGCCGGCCTCGCCGGGCGGCTCGATGCCATGAGCCCGCTCAAAGTGCTGGGACGCGGGTACGCCATCGCGACGCTGCCCAACGGGCACGCGCTCCGTTCGGCGGACGAAGTATCCATCGGCGAGCGCATCACCGTACGCCTGGAACGCGGACGGCTCGAGGCCGAGGTCATCGCGCGGCGCGAGGAAAAGCAAGAGAAGGACGAGGAGAAGGCACTATGA